GCGCGAGCGTCGAAGAGACAGGAAGCTGAGGCGGCCCTCCAGGCCCGTGGTCTTCTTGGTGTTTGGGACGGTGGTGCTGTTGTTGTTTACAGTATTGTCCAGCTCACCCTCCGCTCCCTCTGCTCTgtcacctgaaacacacagagaggtaTGTTGTGTGAGCCTGGTGATCAAGATAGATAAAGTATATTgggagccccccccccaaaaaaaactcaCGTAAACAGTAATGAATATCCTTTGTGTGTAGGAAGCCCTGCACACACACCCGTAGACTGTCATACCCAAGTCTTTTTCTAAAAGTTCCCACTGTTACCCTTTCTCACTGGTCCAAAACCTTCCGCAGGCTCTTAGGGACCCAGTGGAGATTAGGATGTATTCCCCAGCAGTACTGCTAACCTGTGCCTCTTCACCTGCTCTGGCCTAAGCACTAGGCTAGCTGTCACTATGACTAATAGGTCTCTCCTCTGGCTCAGGTGCAAGTCAGACAGGAAGCAGAAGACGATATGTCTTactgaaaataaacacacacaacatcAATCTCTCTCCTTTTTCACTTGTCTGCATATGTACACACTACCTCATACAGTATGCAAATACACGCTCTAAACCCAGCTCTCATTTTTTACTTTTTTGgccgcgcacgcacgcacgcacgcacacacgcacacacacacacacacacacacctctctccaggTCACACTCAGGTGATGACGCCCCGCTACACTCGCTGCGTGGTCCCAGGACAGGAGAGATGAGGCCAAAGTCAGACAGCGAGACTGGGCTGGGAAGGTCCAGACTGCAGGGGCGTGAGGAGggagcaggagaagaggaggaggaggggcagggCGAGGGCGAGGAAGAGCTGGCAAAGGGACAGGGCGAGGGGAGGTCCTGGAGGCTGTTgggggagtgggaggaggagacCAGGCTGCAGGTGGAGTGGGTCTCTGAGTCCTCCTCTGACATGGCACTGCTGCTGCAGGTCTCATCCTCAAACGACTCGGACGTcactgcagagacagagagaggggaagagtggttGAGATGTAACAAGCCTTTACTGTGCAACTGAGTGTACATGCCGAGCATCAATGTGGCATCCACAAAATCCAAATTCTCCAAAGAGCAAACAGGAAGCTGGAGATTGAGTGTGAAGGGGTTTAGGTgaaaaagggagggggagagagagggcaagggTAAGGAACGTAGAGAAAGGGAGTAGGAAGAAAAAGCAAACGAGGGAGACAGATGGTGggtagaagggggagagagactctGCAGACTCTGCATACTGCAGACACATACTTTACACTGAAAGTGGGAGTGTAGAGACATACAGCACTTCAAGACTAATATGAGATCCATTTCCCGTGTAGGGGTCAAAAGTCACAAATTCCAACATggactgaatgaatgaatgtttTTATGACCTTGAACTATGGGCAATCGCTGATTCTTTTGTTTACTGCCATTGGAGAGTTTGAAACAGACACAGCATATTACTGTTTATGTGGGTTAACGCGCAACAGCAATAACCTTAGCCAATGGCGGCTAAGTGGGTCAGCCAGCAGTAGGGCTCTGAGGTTGCCATGGAAACATCATCCCGCAGCCCATAATGCAGGACAATGGGAGGTGGATCAGTGAGTGACACACATTGCTGTGAACATCCACGGTCTTCGTCTGACTACAGTTCAGCTTCAATGTCATCACAGTGTGTATCTTCAGCACTTAACTGATTCAGGATCAGCTGTCAATAGTcaagtcctaaccttaaccacaggAGCTTAAACAGTAACGCTGTCTCTAGGCTAGTTGACATATCATGGGATCTTCTGCAAAGTCAATACAGGCATTTTAAATTAAACAGGAATTTCCTTTGAAAGAAAATGTAATTAACAGACTTCAAAAGAGCACATTTAGCATGTATTGTACATTATTTAGACACCAACGCAGGGCAGTGCTTCACTTTCATTAAAGTCAACTCCAAACATCCTGTGCGCCTTTAATGTTCCAATTCTAGGAAAACATTCCAAGAAAACAGGCAACCCTCTCAGGAGCCCGGACATCATCTTGATGTTTTCAAAGAATAGACATTATTAAGACCTCCCTGCACAACGTCAATGATGACGTTTTCTAGGAATTCCTACGAAGGTTTCGAAGAACAAGTCAGAAGGAGAGTCAAcagggtgtgtatgtgtttatgtgccATACCCAACTACTAGTGAAAAGTAGGCAAGGCTGGCTGTTTAGCCTCACTATGTAGGACAGCTGATCCAAGAACAGTTTCTGCACTTTTCAAGCACAGAAATGAAATGACCAGAACATCATGCACTGTAAGTGTACTCACTGGAGATGCCATCTGACTCCATCTTGAAGCTGGCGATGTCATCCACTGCGACACTGTCGCCATCGGCGCCCACGCCCCGGCCCCGGGGGCCCATGGCAGAGTTGCGTCGGCGTTCGTGGATCTCGTCTGAGATCATCTCCAGGTTTCTCAGAGCCGTCTTGTACCCTTCTTTAGCCTGGCTCAGCTTGGCCTGCAACTCATCCACGTTCTTCTTTAggtgctacagacagacagaaagggagtCATTGTTAGCATTAGCTTGCTATACACAGTTAAGTACACACACTCACGCAAAGGCAGAAGATGAAACCATCATTGCCATAAATGGTTTAGACCTGAGATGACATGGCAATATGTTCAAGGTCAAAGTTTATTGACCTAGGTCACATCAGTAAAGATCTAACCACAGTGCAGAGTCCACAATAACAAGACAGTAAGACTCCTAAAATCTAAAAGACCTTTAAAAAGGTCTATAAAGGCAGGCAAATtccagtgtagtgtagtgcacaCATACCTCAAGCTGTAGGTAGTACTTTGCCTTCAACTCAAAGTAAGGTCTGCGGGAGAGATGTCAATCAAAAAGAGAGCGGGAAAAGGGGGAaaaaagagggaaggagaaagattAGAGGCAATGACAACTCAGAACAGCTGTGTACATATCACCAAGGCAACAGGGTGAGATATAGGGTTATCACATTAGATGAGCTAACCATGGAGAAAGGATTAGACAGAGAGCTGAGGCAACACAGAGCAAGACAGGCTCAGTCCCAACACTCTAAAACGGTCTCTTTTCTCATCTCATCTTCATGACACTAAATAGGTTTCAACCATACTAATTACACACATCAAGTACATGATCTGTGGTGATGacggaaaggagacaaggaagcTTTTTAAGACTATATGTAATTGTCAACAGCCTCAGTCACAGCAGGGAAACTCCTCTACACTGTACACTCCCTCCCCAACACAGACCTCCAGTCTATGGAGTTTAGTAAAAACCTGACAGTATATACTAACCAGAACACCACTACAGTGTCTCTCTTTGTGCTGCTAGGAACAAAAACAGCCACTACTTCATCATCAAAGGTCGAAAAGGACACTTGCACGCCACAGGagtttggtggcaccttaattggggaggacagtcTCGAGGAATAAGtgcaatggtatcaaatacattacATACATGGGTTCCATGTGTTTGGTGCCattccgttccagacattatttcgagccgtcctcccctcaacagcctccactgttgcGCGCACATTTACCTTTTGCACATTTATATTCATTTATTTTGTTCAAGTTGACCTTTTTCAAGCTACTGAAACATCTCCTCCATGAAAGATCAATGTCTTGGAAAAGGTCACTGTCGACAAATAAACAtggatgtgtgaatgtgtgagtcGCAGACCATTCGGTAATTAACGCAGTGGTCGTATCAGGTTCACTCTGACTTCTCAGTCTTTTAACTACAGTGTAGTTGGGTTGTGGTCGCAACACAGTCATATGGGACTCACTTGGACTTGTTGATGGTGCGTTTGAGTTTCTTCTCCAGCTGTTTCATGCGGCCCATGGCTGCCGTGTACTTGGCTGCCGTCTCCTTGTGCACCAGCTCACTCCGCGTCTTTGTATGCTCCGCCTCCATCACCTGCAACAGCCAATCAGAACTCAGTCTGGCAGCTACACAGAAATGTGACAATGTGACTTCCTAACTTGCGAAGCATCAATTTCCATCCACATTATGCCTTTAACCTTTGGATAGTAACATTCAGGTGTCAAATGTAGGTTTGACAGACAGCCATGTTGCACTAATGCAATTcgcagcaccctattccctcctccccctccatgcAGTACGGTACTCACCCTCTGGGTGGCGTGGTTGAGCATCTCCTGCCAGGCTGAGTCAAACTGCCTGGTGTCCTCCTCCAGGAGCCTCTGCTCTGCCAGGGCGATGGTCTCCTTGGCCGCACGCAGCACCTCCGTGGCCCTCTGGAAGTCCTGGGTGGCTCTCTGGGCCTCCAGCTGAGCCTGGGCAATGGGTAGAGAGACAACATGGCAGATATGCACTGAGATCAGCCACAGAACCAGACCTTCACTGGGTCTCCTCCAGAATCATCTGCACAACAGATGGGATGAGACCCTACCAGACATACTTCATGACTGGGTCTCTAGCTGGGCCTGGGCAACGGGTAGAGTGACAGCCTGCCAGACGGGCACCGCAAGAGATCATGACACTCTGTCGCCAGCCAAGTTCTCTGTCGCCATAAAATATTATGTGGGCCATGTCTGGCCATAGGGGTTGAACCCCTGACCTACTGGCAGCTGGCCAATGCCCATACTAGGCCAAATCCTTGATCTATACACCTCAAGAGAACACTTTCCTCTCACAGGAAATTAACAATGGGCTCTTCAGTCAAGAAATTACTATATCTAGTGTCTCTATATAACTACAATGTAAGCACTTCTTATAAAATGCTGTTTTTAAAAACAAGAGACACAAAACTTTTAGCTCAAACATTGACAGGAATAAACCAAATCAGCTGTTGAGTCAGCATGAAAAATAGCAACTAGGCGAAATAACAAAAAAGCCACCAAAGGTCCTTGTGACTGACTATGGAAACACGCCAAACTGTCTTGTACATAAGATGTTCCTAACATCAAAAGGACTAATTTCTGAGAAAACACAAAGGTCCTGACAGCATGACATATGGTTGTATAagcaaagtacagtgccttgcgaaagtattcggcccccttgaactttgcaaccttttgccacatttcaggcttcaaacataaagatataaaactgtatttttttgtgaagaatcaacaacaagtgggacacaatcatgaagtggaacgacatttattggatatttcaaacttttttaacaaatcaaaaactgaaaaattgggcgtgcaaaattattcagccccattaagttaatactttgtagcgccaccttttgctgcgattacagctgtaagtcgcttggggtatgtctctatcagttttgcacatcgagagactgacattttttcccattcctccttgcaaaacagctcgagctcagtgaggttggatggagagcatttgtgaacagcagttttcagttctttccacagattctcgattggattcaggcctggactttgacttggccattctaacacctggatatgtttatttttgaaccattccattgtagattttgctttatgttttggatcattgtcttgttggaagacaaatctccgtcccagtctcaggtcttttgcagactccatcaggttttcttccagaatggtcctgtatttggctccatccatcttcccatcaattttaaccatcttccctgtccctgctgaagaaaagcaggcccaaaccatgatgctgccaccaccatgtttgacagtggggatggtgtgttcagctgtgttgcttttacgccaaacataacgttttgcattgttgccaaaaagttcaattttggtttcatctgaccagagcaccttcttccacatgtttggtgtgtctcccaggtggcttgtggcaaactttaaacgacactttttatggatatctttaagaaatggctttcttcttgccactcttccataaaggccagatttgtgcaatatacaactgattgttgtcctatggacagagtctcccacctcagctgtagatctctgcagttcatccagagtgatcatgggcctcttggctgcatctctgatcagtcttctccttgtatgagctgaaagtttagagggacggccaggtcttggtagatttgcagtggtctgatactccttccatttcaatatcatcgcttgcacagtgctccttgtgatgtttaaagcttgggaaatctttttttatccaaatccggctttaaacttcttcacaacagtatctcggacctgcctggtgtgttccttgttcttcatgatgctctctgcgctgttaacggacctctgagactatcacagtgcaggtgcatttatacggagacttgattacacacaggtggattgtatttatcatcattagtcatttaggtcaacattggatcattcagagatcctcactgaacttctggagagagtttgctgcactgaaagtaaaggggctgaataattttgcacgcccaatttttcagtttttgatgttaaaaaagtttgaaatatccaataaatgtcgttccacttcatgattgtgtcccacttgttgttgattcttcacaaaaaaaaacagttttatctctttatgtttgaagcctgaaatgtggcaaaaggtcgcaaagttcaagggggccgaatactttcgcaatgcactgtatacctGCATCGTCTCATTTGACACTTACTGTATACAGCAGGGGAAGAGATTTAGGGCTCAAAGACCTCACAGCTAATAGAGTTATTGTCAAACACGtcacctgtgtgtctgtgtctgtgtgcgcgtctgtgtctgtgcctgtgcacgcggatgtgtctgtgcctgtgtgcgtgGCTGTGCGCGCGGCTGTGCCTGTGCCTGCAGCGTGTGTCTGTGCGCagcgtgtgtctgtgcgtgtgcgcgtgtctgtgtgcgtctgtgtctgctgtgtctgtgcgcgtgtctgtgtgcgtctgtgtctgtgtgcacagatgtgtgtgcgtgtctgtctgcctgcctgcctgcctgcctatctgtctgtctgtctgtctgtctgtctgtctgtctgtctgtctgtctgtctgtctgcctgcctgcctgcctgcctgtctgtctgtctgtctgtctgtctgtctgcctgtctgcctgtctgtctgcctgtctgtctgcctgtctgtctgcctgtctgtctgtctgcctgtctgtctgtctgcctgtctgtctgtctgcctgcctgtctgcctgtctgcctgcctgtctgcctgtctgtctgtctgcctgtctgtctgcctgtctatctgtctgtctgcctgtctgcctgtctgtcattctgtctgcctgtcattctgtctgcctgtctgtctgcctgtctgtctgtctgcctgtctgtctgcctgtctgtctgcctgtctgtctgtctgtctgtctgcctgcctgtctgtctgtctgcctgtctgtctgtctgtctgtctgtctgtctgtctgtctgcctgcctgtctgtctgtctgcctgtctgtctgtctgcctatctgtctgtctgtctgcctgtctatctgcctgcctgcctgtctgcctgtctgcctgtttgtctgtctgtctgtctgcctgtctgtctgtctgtctgcctacctgtctgtctgtctgtctgtctgcctatctgtctgtcagcctgtctgtctgtctgtctgcctatctgtctgtcagcctgtctgtctgcctgtctgtctgtctgcctgtctgtctgcctgtctgtctgcctgtctgtctggctgtctgtctgtctgtctgcctgtctgtctgcctgcctgtctgcctgtctgtctatctgtctgtcagtctgtctgtctgtctgcctgtctgtctgcctgcctgtctgtctgtctgtctgcctatctgcctatctgtctgtctatctgcctatctgtctgtctgcctgtgtgcatAAAACAAGGCTCCACATCTTGTTTTCCTATTGGTATCTATTGGTTCTATCAGAAGGTCTCAGTAACATCTAGCTTTATgtcaacccctccctccctacccactCTGAATGTTCTGTTCTGAGGTCCACCAAAACATCGTAGACTGCTGCCAGAGAGAACATACAAGTATTACCCCTTTACTCTCTGTCCTTATTTTAGCCCAACCGGGTCACATAGTAATGGATAAACTCCAAAACAGTTCCCTCCTCCAGCCTCAGTTACGCTGAGGTACAGTACAAAGTAGAAGCTTAGGCTtagacttcc
The genomic region above belongs to Oncorhynchus mykiss isolate Arlee chromosome 3, USDA_OmykA_1.1, whole genome shotgun sequence and contains:
- the LOC110514133 gene encoding SH3 domain-binding protein 5, with translation MDHLEKENRSDEDSEYEEEEVDPRIQGELEKLNQSTDDINRCETQLEDARQKFRSVLVEATVKLDELVKKIGKAVEESKPYWEARRVARQAQLEAQRATQDFQRATEVLRAAKETIALAEQRLLEEDTRQFDSAWQEMLNHATQRVMEAEHTKTRSELVHKETAAKYTAAMGRMKQLEKKLKRTINKSKPYFELKAKYYLQLEHLKKNVDELQAKLSQAKEGYKTALRNLEMISDEIHERRRNSAMGPRGRGVGADGDSVAVDDIASFKMESDGISMTSESFEDETCSSSAMSEEDSETHSTCSLVSSSHSPNSLQDLPSPCPFASSSSPSPCPSSSSSPAPSSRPCSLDLPSPVSLSDFGLISPVLGPRSECSGASSPECDLERGDRAEGAEGELDNTVNNNSTTVPNTKKTTGLEGRLSFLSLRRSRNDSTKNAKRERQSRSQTPTQTVVLINGV